Proteins co-encoded in one Brassica oleracea var. oleracea cultivar TO1000 chromosome C4, BOL, whole genome shotgun sequence genomic window:
- the LOC106340227 gene encoding uncharacterized protein At5g01610-like gives MDQIMNKVGSYWLGQKANKEFNSVGDDFNSLSSSIEGGTKWLVNKLKGKMQKPLAELLKEFGLPVGIFPQDATNYEFNEETGKLTVFIPEACEVGYKDSSVLRFSTTVTGYLEKGKLAEVEGLKTKVMIWVKVSCISADVSKVYFTAGMKKSRSRDAYEVIRPGVAVDKF, from the exons ATGGATCAAATAATGAACAAGGTGGGCTCTTATTGGTTAGGACAAAAGGCAAACAAAGAGTTCAACTCCGTTGGTGACGACTTTAAT TCATTGTCTAGTAGTATTGAAGGAGGTACCAAGTGGTTGGTCAACAAACTCAAAG GAAAAATGCAGAAACCATTGGCTGAGCTGCTAAAAGAGTTTGGTTTACCGGTTGGGATCTTTCCACAGGACGCCACAAACTATGAGTTCAACGAAGAGACGGGTAAGTTGACTGTCTTCATCCCTGAGGCCTGTGAGGTTGGGTACAAGGACTCATCGGTCCTGCGGTTTTCAACAACGGTAACTGGTTACCTGGAGAAAGGGAAGCTAGCAGAAGTGGAAGGTTTGAAAACAAAGGTGATGATTTGGGTGAAAGTGAGTTGTATCTCAGCAGATGTATCAAAGGTATATTTCACGGCTGGGATGAAGAAAAGCAGGAGCAGAGATGCTTATGAGGTTATACGGCCTGGTGTTGCTGTTGATAAATTCTAA